The genomic segment AAACCTAACAAACCAGGAATGAGTAGAATGTTTGGTCTTTGTGAGCTGGTGACAGTTTAACCCTCAGatagttttttctttatttatacaGTGGATAATTagtgttctgtgtctgtgtgtagctgttgttctgctttttcctcttttttcattcttccttttccctctcctcttcaCAGGATGGCTCCAGAGGTAGCAGCTgtggagaggaaaggaggtTACAACCAGCTGTGTGATATCTGGGCAGTGGGAATTACTGCAATAGAGCTGGCTGAACTACAGCCGCCCATGTTTGACCTCCACCCTATGAGGTAGCGCCTGAGCAGGTGTTATGTGCATGTGAGACTTGGCCTGACAGTAGAACTAGAATGATGGAGAATGAGACGTGTTTAAATGTGACTGGATCCCTTCTATCTGTCTTCACTCTTGTAGACTGGAAGTTCATTTGTGATATTTTTCTCTTCTCAGGGCGTTGTTTTTGATGACTAAGAGTAATTTCCAGCCTCCTAAGTTGAAAGATAAACTCAAGTGGTAAGAAACGATCCTGTCATAATTTATTGTCTGTCTCAATTTggtatttcttcattttcaaGTCTTGCGATAGGTTAGTGCCGTCTCCTATCAGGCGTAAAGATGAACCCTTGAtctgttttctttgtctttgttcaaACAGGACAAATAACTTCCACCATTTCGTCAAACTCGCGCtgactaaaaacacaaagaaaaggcCCACGGCTGAGAAACTGCTGCAGGTGAGCAACAAAGAGCTGATTGCTGTCAGtggagcggctgcagacgccCACGCGCTGACtggctccctctctcctccgtctcccagcACCCCTTCGTGTCTCAGCCCCTCAGCCGGACGCTCGCGATCGAGCTGCTGGACAAAGCCAACAACCCCGATCACAGCACGTACAACGACTTCGACGACGACGACCCTGAGCCCGAGGTAACTTTGAGCGTCTGCTTTCAGTGTCACGGTCACTGGTCGCTCTGCAGGCAGAGAAGTGACTATGTTTTGCTGGATCTCACTTGttttccttccctctgtccTCTAGTGTTTGCCTCAGCCTCATTCCCCACATTTGACTTGTATATTCACCTCATCTTCttactgctttttcttttttcatcttcctgctttgctttttctctctcctcttccttttctttcacctttgtttccactgtttcTGATTCAATTTTCCTTCACTTTGTCTTTGCTGTTGCTtatcttcctcttttcttccttcttaTATCCAACCTCTTTTCTCCAAACcatttccttctcctttccctctctctctcctctgttttttgaCTTCACCACCTTCTCTTTAGTTTAAGTACAGGGGTCATTTCCTACCCATAAGCCCCGGTGCCCGACGTGCACCCCGTTTTGCGGCTCGTAGGAAGGTACCGGTGTGGGCTGCGGTGTCTGATGTGATTTTATTCTAACTAAAACCATGCTGTCAGTTTATTTCACCCAGAACAGAATGAATAGAATGCAGATTCCTATTCAATAATGAGTTGGCTGGAGCTGTGGTTCATTTTGTAAGTGGAACAGACTGTTCAGACGCACAAGAAAGCATTGCTGACTTCCACGGCAACTTTATCAAAAAGTACATCTTACACGAGCAAGGATCGGTTCCATTCATTCCAGTTCTGGAGAAGCAGGTGAACCGTAAAGAAACGTTTATGCTCAGAGTGATGGCGCGTCAGTCATGGGTGCATCTTCACCTGCTTCTTGCGTTACAGCTACTAATCGTGACCTGTGTGCTCTGACAGTTGACTGTGTTCAACCTTCAAGTCTGAAATGGACCAACCCTGGAGCTGGTCCACGCTACAGATGTCCTTGATTGCATTTCTGTACAGACCCTGTTTGCTTTGAGCAGCAATCAAGCATGGACTGATCTTGATGTTTTTCTGAGTTGATTTCTTAAAGTGAGGTTCTTTCACACTGTAACGTATTAGAGCAGCTTGTTCATGAATACAGCTCTAGGCCCATGTCTTCAGGTGAAACCAATACCCAGCTTCTAACTGAACAGTTGACTGTGTGCTTTATTGAACTTGTCATTAACACAGTCTGGGTTAAGATGCAGTGTGTAATTAAAGCAGAACGTGATCTATTAATACTGTCATTCAACTATTAGCGTGCAGGAGCTGGCGTTGGCTTGTGTTTCCTGTCGACTgtgttgctactgtatgttgtggTTTTTGGCTTGTGGAgtgttgttggttgttttgCTGTGTCATCAAATCCCGGCCGCAGGAAATAGCAGATGGATTATGTAATATTTTTCTATTACAATTGTAATCTTCATGAGGACCTTGTAAAGTACCAGACTCTACATGTCATTTAAACTCCTATTTGACtgtatgttttgctttttcccAATAGTCCCCGGTCTCTGTTCCTCATCGCATCCGTTCCACCAGCAGAAGCACCAGAGAGGGAAAGACGCTGTCGGAGATTAACTGTGAGTTCAACCACGAGGCCAACACGAATAAATACACTTCTGATGCCAAGGTATAACCGATGCATTGAAGTGCCCCTCACCTCTTAATCCCATCTTCTCCTGTCTCCACTGCTTGTCCTCAGTCGACCAGGTGAAGTTTGATCCTCCGATGAGAAAGGAGACGGAGCCCCATCACGAACTGGTGAGTGAATGACTGTGGCTTAAACCTGTGAGACTGAGATGCTGTTAGTGTAGTTTCACCTTACTCCTCCTCACTCCAAACCCCAGCAAACCCATGTTGTCTTTCTGCACTGAACCAAACATCAAGCCTATCCCTACTTTTACCGAGTAGTAGCTTTTGAACTCAAGTCCAGTGGTTCTTCAATAGGTACAGGGCACAAAGCTTATCCCGAGTCAATGTAGAAGCCGTTTTTATTAAATGGCCACGGCTTGTTCTGGTATCGTACTAGGATCCCTGTTGATGTCCTCCCGCGGAGGGATTCTGGGTGTGTCCTTATAGGAAGACACCTTCCATGTGtccctgctgcctggatgaCCTCATCCCCCTTTAATACTGTATGCAGCAACAGAgcttatttatttagatttcaGCCACCGCAGCACAGACCTGCATGAGCAGCAGAaggtgcagcagctctgtggtcACACTAACACAGTGTGGCGCTCATGTTTGCTGTATCCATACCATATCAGCATATTCTTCCATAGAGGATACTTTACTGCCTGTTGACAAGAGGGATGGCGCCAGGTTCATGCATAGCGTCCTGTTAACACCTCTCCCCTCGCTCACATTTCTGCACTTCTTTTGCACGTGCATCTTTTCTCAAACTCCTGTTTGCATTTCTCCTCTCTCTAAGTTGAGCAGGATGTTTTGTAGGTTTACAGTCATGTATTCTAATGTTAGTAATAGAAATAAATGATCAGCAGCTTCACTGGATCCAGTCTTAAATCTAATTTGTAAAAGAGGCTGAACAGATGTGTTGCCATTCGTTTAAGCACATTTTCTTAATGTCTCTCCTCGTCTgcatcatctctctctctctctctctctctctctctctctctctctctctctctctctctctatgtctctctctgtctctgtctctgtctctgtctctctctctgtctctctctctttctgcatcTGTCTCCCCTCCGCTTCAGTTACTGTACCAGTacctgcttcctgctttgttCTACTGATCTGGGTTTTCAGAACCCATTTTGGCCGTCACCCTCTTTCTTCGACTGCGTCTCCATTCTTCCCCGTTCTCTCCATCAGTCCAGGTTCATGTATTAACTGaggtctctctcgctctgtcttgCTGACCAGCGTGATTCTGAGCCCTATCTGGACTGTGTTGAGGAGCTCTACTATACCGCGAGATCTAATCTGGTAGTACTCTGTACTCTTTCTATCTGTAGCTCGCTCTTtcagcctctgtctctcttcctctgatCACATGCCATCATTTTTTCTTGTTTACGCCGCTCCATCACTTCTCCATCTGAAGAACAAGCCCGTGTCTTTCTCTTTGCGTTACCATGATGTGATgtgtctttcattttctttttaagattGACGATTGCTTTGGCTGCTCAATGTCATTTagatatttttattcatttccacTTTTTTGGTTCTGTAAATGTTCACTTCATTATTTCTTCTCCAGCATTGACTTTTGCTTCTCTTAACTAGTGTTGTAGATGTTGTTGTCGTGATTTTTTCCCCCACAAATAAAAGTGCAAACTCATAAAAAGCATTACAGTCAGTCAAATGTTAGTTTTGTGGTGTTGCACATAACATCAGGGGGTGGTAGTCATGTGGGGCCTTGTGTGAGGACACATGGGTCTGGACATGCTACAGTCCTACACAAATCTAAAAAATCATGCACACATAAGCTCTTAACCTGCTGTACTAGACATGATGCTTGTTTGTCCTTCTGGATTTCTTCCTACAGATGTGTCTCCATCTTGTGCAGAGCTGCTTCTGTATTCTCTAACCTCTTCATTCTGTAGTCCAGAGCAGTTTGtgtaatgtttgttttcatctgttcTGCAGTAGATCACTTTTCCTTGTGATTGTACAATGTGTGTCAatatgttgaaaatgctgcattcacattgTGGCTTCATGAAACTTCACATTAAAGCCAAAACTCAACACAAGACTGTTAAGGTGCATTTCTTACACGAGCAAACCTGTAAATGCACAAAATAAATTCAAGCAAACTTCATAATAACTTTATATTGTTGATGATAACATCAACATCCTTGAAAATGTGACAGGAAGAAAATGATTTTTATCCTGATTATCTGAGCCACAGTGTGAACATGGCAGAGGTCATAtctgaacacatactgtacagtgtatacACAGTCTGTGCTTCTCAATCTGATCCAACTTTTCATTGGTGATCAACATCTGATCAACTCAGCCATGTTTTAGCCTCTGGACTAATCACATACACATCATGTCAGGTGGCTCATTACTGAACGGTAGTAACTGCTGTCTGCCCTTCTTCCAGGACCTACAGTTCGAGTACGGCCAGGATTCTTCAAGTCTACTGGGAGGAAACAAGTGAGTTTCAGCTTCACTTTCTCTTTATGTCTTAGTGTACCttcatattttctttttagATGCGGATTTCCTACTTTTGTATGAAATGCCTATGACGAGAACCTCTGGACAAAAGGGGAAGTGAGATAGAGAGAGTGTTGGTTTAATGAAATACTCAGATTCTCCCTGAGGATGTAGTCGTATACCTGAGTTTGTCAGTGCTTAGAAACTAAAGACTTCAAAGCGTGTTGGTTTCTTTTGCTCATTTGTCTTCACAAAATTTCCTCAttcctctctttttctgtgtttgacaGGAGTCTTCTCAaatctgtggaggaggagcttcAGCAGAGGTGAGCCAGACCCGTCATCCTGATCCCAGGGTGTCTTCTAACCATGCCCACCCATGAGCCAATCATTGTTAACGGCAGGACTAATTTGGCCAATCACACGCAACTAACGCTGCTGTAACGACCTTGCTCCGTCCGGGCTCTCGGCATTTTGGACTCTTCTgggcttttcttcctctctgccgCTTGCTTCACGCTTTGATGTGATCAGAACGAGGCAGTGCTTCATAGCAGCTCACTGCAGAGCATGGCTAAACGCACATACTCTCGTgtgctgtcacacacatgcacgtgcatACAGAAACACACCCAAACACTGCAGGGGTCTTTGGTAATCATACTGGCAGGTAACTGGAGAAATTGTGTTTACACCAAAAATAATGCTGATTACGGTTCTCATGCTTTTGTGCTTCCTTTAGACAAACTGTTACAGCAAATGTGATTTACTGATATGGTTGGTCTGTCACTGAACAAACATGATGTAGAATGTGTGTATAAGCAAAGGGAACTAAACTCTGATACTTTATTCCTGTTAGATGCTATTACACGTTCATTACTGAAAATTAGAGTCTGGCAGTGGTTTATAGATGTTAGAAAATGCAGGTATTGTTTTTTATGTGGGTTAATCAGCTGATTAGATGAAAGCTCCTGCAGCTTAGCCCTTTAAAAGTGGAGTCTGTTGTTGAGAAGTGGGGGATAAAGTACACAAAAGGAGCGCATCTTGATGTAGCGGGTCTATTTGCATCTGATTAGAGTTGTGTAGAGATACAAGGACTGGACCAGCGGGGTTGGCTGGTGATTCTGGTCTGTTAGACTTGATTTTACTGTTACTTTTTTCTAGCTGTAGTGTAAAAATGGGTTTTTGCTTTAGTGTTGCCCAGTTTAGTTTCTGCCCAGTGTTAGACGGTTAGGAGTAGTTGTGGACCAAGCTTCATTCAGCTCTCCCTCCTttttccctccccccctcctgctgctcctcctgttgtctcctgtctcctttgcctgcttcctTTCTCCCCTAATCTCTCACCTATGCTCCCGCTACCTGGATTCTCTGTTTCTACTTCCTCCccgtcccctccctccttctttgctcccaccctccctcctaTCTTCACCTCCTCTCCCAGGGGCCATGTGGCACACTTAggggatgatgaggatgaggatgatgatggtgcagatgatgatgaaactCACACTCAGTAAGTTCTTTCCAGTCTTAGATGCAGAAGCCTCTCCCTCCTTGTCTCCTTGTCTCTCGCACACTCCTGCCTCTATTTGAataagggagggaggagggtgaggagtaTGACAAGGAGGAAGACTTCCTGTTGTGGCCGCAGTTTCATCCACGCATCTCTATGCAGCACACCCCACCTTCACACACATTCgccacctgtgtttgtgtgtgtgttcacagcctGTATGTCATCCATGCTGTTAATACTGTTGTTCTTTATTAACAGTAACCCTAACCCAGAAAACTCACTGAAACCTAATGAAGTTTagatgtttgctttatttttcaATTTACTTCTGTTTTACTGCCTAAGAAGCTTAAAACAATGAATAACTACATCCATCCAGCTCTATTGAGGCGTTTGCTCAGCGTATCATTGAATGTTTTACTGGAAGGAAGACGTCTGGGTTTACTGTTCAGATAACTGATCCTCGTGACCTTGACTTTTTTATGCTGTTGCCTTGTTTTGTTCTCCACTTGCGCCGCCATCTGTGTGCCtcctcgctgtgtgtgtgtgtgtgtgtgtgtgtgtgtgtgtgtgtgtgtgtgtgtgtgtgtgtgtgtgtgtgtgtgtgtgtgtgtgtgtgtgtgtgtgtgtgtgtgtgtgtgtgtgtgtgtgtgtgtgtgtgtgtgtgtgtgtgtgtgtgtgtgtgtgtgtgtgtgtgtgtgtgtgtgtgtgtgtgtgtgtgtgtgtgtgtgcgtgcgtgcgtgtgtgtgtctgatagAAAAACAACTAATTATAAACCTTTAAcctatttttttaaagaaacccCAAGATTTAACATGTAGCAAAAGcttttcaaatcaaaaagccctGAAAACACAGCTCCACTCACTGTGCAGTAGCTTTGGGTTTGGGCCCATGTTTCAGTCTCCTTCATCAGTGATGATCAGGGCTCATCAGCTACGGGTCCACCTGCACATCGTCCGTCACAGACATTAATGTTCTAGACAAATGTCTGTTGACTGTAGCAGCAGAAACATCACTCCGTTCTTCTTAGTGAATGTTTTGTGTTCACCGGCCTCCGGGCCGCTCCATTTACACCAGTATTAACACACATGTGGGCCTCAGATGGATAAGTCTCTGGGAATATGTTGCTGTCTCATGTCACAGCGCCTGATTATCAGCATTCGACTCTCAGAAGGCGAAACAACTGTAGATGATGGTTCAGTAATGAAGTGTGACACAAACATGTGTCGCATCAAGCAAACATGATAAAAGTATTTAAATCATATCAGTCTTttggcttcagcagcagcagcatcattctCAGAGACTTCACAAGTTCCATATTCAAATGATGTCTAGTTCATCATTTTCTTCATCTATGTAGTGTTTAACCTGAAAACAGTTATTTTCCTCACCATCTGTTGTGTCCAAAGCTGTGAGGTTATGgttgtgtttgtcatttcatAGTTATAGATTCAGTCCAACTGTCAAAACAAGTCACATTTGAAAAAAGGcttcatgtttttctttcattctgcATCAGACATAAAGCTTGAGTTTAGTAGTATGAATAgggcataataataataatataaagttATACCACTGACATTATGAAACAACCACTAACATGGCAAATAAAACCATAGCCTCCATTATGACATTAATATCATCGTCTTCATCACAGCACCTGTACCTTCAGTGCTTGTCCAATTATTCTGTATGTTGTTCAAAGTTAAGTGACAAATACTTTTCAATCTTCAGTAAATCGAGTACTATCATGAGGCCAAAGGTCCCTCCCCCGCTTCCTCCCAAGGTATGAACACGACAAACGGCTCATTGAATTTATTCATTCTCCATTTGTTGATGTCCTAGACTTTAACTTTTGATCTGATTTTCCTCCAGCCGAAATCCATCTCCACCtcacaaccacaacagaaacagGAGGACAGCCAGTCACACAGTGAGGACGACAGCGGGGGCGGAGGCACCATCAAGCGGTGTCCGGCCCCAGAGACAGCGAGCCCGGCCAGGCCGGCCTCCCACGTGCCCCCGCGGCCCCCTCCTCCAAAGCTGCCGCCCCATCGCCGCAGCAGCCTAGGTAACGAGAGCCCGAAACGCACGGACGCCGCAAACTCTGCCCCAGAGGATGATGGGAGCTTTAGGCATTTCTGGGAGTGGCTCCACACGCctcacacagaggaggagctggaggaggcatgggaggtgctgaaggaggtgaaagaggtgcaggaaaaacaggaggaacagggagaGAGTAAGAGCAGCTAAGTCTTAGACCGCTAGTGTCCGCAGACCCGTCATTCCCTCCGATAGTTGTCAGCCCCATAGTCCCACTGATTTATTTGTTCCATGAATCCATTAATATTAATgccttttaatttaaattttgttTGTAGCTCCTTCTTTCCATCAGCTCCTGCTCAGTATGTTTGTCTTCTGTGCAATCTAATCTATACCACTCCGTCTGAAGCTGGTAGAGTGCTACCACGTCCCCGCTTCctaggaggaagaaggaagaggaggaaacctcGTCCCGACTGACCAGAACCACAAAACAAATCTGTTCAAATAGTTCATCATGCACAGTTCTCACATTCTATCCACTCTGTTCACCTTTGTCTTGAGTAACATTAAATAATTACCAGCcaaaaaaaggtttaaataaGCCTGATTATACTAATGTTTACAATATTGTCTACATTCCCATTCAGTTTAAAGCACTGGGGATGATCAGTAGTGGTGTCAGTGAAGACATTTATTCTAAATCACATCATCCAGTTAATTCGAACAATCATGTAACTGTTTTTAAAGTATAAACCTCCAGTGACGACTGCCCATCAGACAGGAGGTGTCTTCACCGACCACATCCAGCCTCTGTATTCTTCCTGCTAGCCCACTcctgccctccctccccctctctgctcCCTGTAGACTGTTGTATTGATTCATTTAACTCCATCTCTTTAATCCAGCGGATTAGACCCCATCATTAAAACCAGTGGTGGTTGTGAGAATGAATGTGTCTGTGCGAATGTGCTTGTGCTGCAGTATGTTCCCTTtcaaagccaatatctgttccgtgcttttagttttaaaactcatctctgtgtctgtcactAACACGTAACTCGTCATCTGAGGATCTGTGTCACTCAAACACATTAAGTTCCCACTCTTGTTGTAGGTAATGGCCTTAAATCCCCACACAATGGCGAGAGGGACAGTCCGACAGACAGGCAGTCCACCATGCCCCCTAGTGTCCCCACACGGAAATCCAAGAAGGACGTTCCGGTAAGAACATCTATGTGAATGTGGATGGAAAGGAAACGAAAGAGGCTTCGTGGCTTATAaaatctggtgtgtgtgtttgtcttagAAGCCAATCAGTAACGGCCTTCCACCTACACCCAAAGTCCATGTGAGTTCCTGCTTTATCACAAACCAAATTCACTGtcaaataattaagccatttATTCACAACTCGTAATCCCTTTTATTTGCTGTGTCCCGTTCCCAGATGGGAGCGTGCTTCTCCAAGGTGTTCAACGGCTGTCCTCTGAAGGTCCACTGTGCCACTTCCTGGATCAACCCTGACACCAGAGGTGACCAGGAGGCCAGACACATCAGCTTGAATCAGATTGAAATCATGAATTTAGCCACATGTTAACTCCCAAAGTCTGAATTCACCATCTGCTGTTTGTGGGTGTCTCGTTTCAGACCAATATTTGATATTTGGAGCTGAGGAGGGAATCTATACATTAAACCTCAATGAACTGCACGAGACCACAATGGAACAGGTGAGACTACAGACACTGTTTCTTTCAGCTTCAGTGACGATCTCTATGCATTTTAGTTCTGAGATGCTTTTCAGTGTCAGTCATATAAACTGTACTGTCTCATGTTCATCCAGCTCTTCCCTCGGCGGTGCACCTGGCTCTACGTCATGAATAACTGTCTTCTTTCCATATCTGGTGAGTTGCAACATTACTGTTAAATAGTGAATCAGTGACTTCTGACTCAACATTCCTCGTGCTGTATCTCATGGTCTTCTGTGTTCTGCAGGAAAAGCCTCTCAGCTCTACTCCCATAGCCTGAGTGGTCTCTTTGAACAGGCCAGACAGTTACAGAAGCTGCCAGTAGCcattcccacacacaaactACCTGATAAAATTATTCCCAGGTCAGTCTCACTTTACTTTTACTATAAAGCTATTGAATCAAATAGTTTAATGTCAACATCAGCACACCAACGCCTGCTTTGATCACTACATCTGTTTTCCCTGTGTAGGAAGTTTGCAGTGTCCAATAAAATTCCAGACACTAAAGGATGCCAAAAGTGCTGCGTGGGTGAGTTATTGCGATGAAGGCTTTGAGGTTTCTGTGACCAATAGTTCAAGATTAACTTTTATCTCAAACtttgtaattaaaaaaataacataatgTTTACAAGTGTATAGCAATACACCATGAACACACAGTCAGCTCACAGTCTGTTACAGAGGCTAACAGGGTTGTTGATGCTGCTGAGAAGCCAAATTTAGGTGTAGGTGATAATAATTTCTCCATGTGATGATGGTGCAGTGCGTAACCCTTACACCGGCCATAAGTACCTGTGTGGAGCCTTCCAGTCAAGTGTGATGCTGCTGGAGTGGGTGGAGTCTATGCAGAGGTTCATGCTCATCAAGGTTGGCTGGACTCTTTCACCAGTTATAGTTATGATGATAATCTGTGTATTATCTAATTCTCCGCTTTCTGTCCATCCACTCAACAGAACATCGACTTCCCGCTGCCGTGTCCGATGGAGGTCTTTGAGATGCTGGTGGTCCCTGAGCAGACCTACCCTCTCATCTGCGTGGCCGTCGGGAAAGGCACCGAACTCAACCAGGTGGTCAAGTTCTGCACCGTCAACCCCAACTCCACCTGCTCGTGGTTCATGGAAGCAGGTGACaagagctgagctgctgtttggactTGATAA from the Betta splendens chromosome 15, fBetSpl5.4, whole genome shotgun sequence genome contains:
- the LOC114870599 gene encoding mitogen-activated protein kinase kinase kinase kinase 3-like isoform X1 gives rise to the protein MMNSSVDLSRRNPQEDFELIQRIGSGTYGDVYKARNVNTGELAAIKVIKLEPGEDFAVVQQEIIMMKDCKHSNIVAYFGSYLRRDKLWISMEYCGGGSLQDIYHVTGPLSESQIAYMSRETLQGLYYLHNKGKMHRDIKGANILLTDNGYVKLADFGVSAQITATLAKRKSFIGTPYWMAPEVAAVERKGGYNQLCDIWAVGITAIELAELQPPMFDLHPMRALFLMTKSNFQPPKLKDKLKWTNNFHHFVKLALTKNTKKRPTAEKLLQHPFVSQPLSRTLAIELLDKANNPDHSTYNDFDDDDPEPESPVSVPHRIRSTSRSTREGKTLSEINFDQVKFDPPMRKETEPHHELRDSEPYLDCVEELYYTARSNLDLQFEYGQDSSSLLGGNKSLLKSVEEELQQRGHVAHLGDDEDEDDDGADDDETHTHKSSTIMRPKVPPPLPPKPKSISTSQPQQKQEDSQSHSEDDSGGGGTIKRCPAPETASPARPASHVPPRPPPPKLPPHRRSSLGNESPKRTDAANSAPEDDGSFRHFWEWLHTPHTEEELEEAWEVLKEVKEVQEKQEEQGESNGLKSPHNGERDSPTDRQSTMPPSVPTRKSKKDVPKPISNGLPPTPKVHMGACFSKVFNGCPLKVHCATSWINPDTRDQYLIFGAEEGIYTLNLNELHETTMEQLFPRRCTWLYVMNNCLLSISGKASQLYSHSLSGLFEQARQLQKLPVAIPTHKLPDKIIPRKFAVSNKIPDTKGCQKCCVVRNPYTGHKYLCGAFQSSVMLLEWVESMQRFMLIKNIDFPLPCPMEVFEMLVVPEQTYPLICVAVGKGTELNQVVKFCTVNPNSTCSWFMEADTPQTCVIHVTQLERDTILVCLDRCIKIVNLQGRLKSSRKLSAELTFNFQIESIVCLQDSVLAFWRHGMQGRSFKTNEITQEISDSTRIFRLLGSDRDPETEERGLPLPRVVVLESRPTDNPTAHSNLYILAGHENSY
- the LOC114870599 gene encoding mitogen-activated protein kinase kinase kinase kinase 3-like isoform X4 — encoded protein: MMNSSVDLSRRNPQEDFELIQRIGSGTYGDVYKARNVNTGELAAIKVIKLEPGEDFAVVQQEIIMMKDCKHSNIVAYFGSYLRRDKLWISMEYCGGGSLQDIYHVTGPLSESQIAYMSRETLQGLYYLHNKGKMHRDIKGANILLTDNGYVKLADFGVSAQITATLAKRKSFIGTPYWMAPEVAAVERKGGYNQLCDIWAVGITAIELAELQPPMFDLHPMRALFLMTKSNFQPPKLKDKLKWTNNFHHFVKLALTKNTKKRPTAEKLLQHPFVSQPLSRTLAIELLDKANNPDHSTYNDFDDDDPEPESPVSVPHRIRSTSRSTREGKTLSEINFDQVKFDPPMRKETEPHHELRDSEPYLDCVEELYYTARSNLDLQFEYGQDSSSLLGGNKSLLKSVEEELQQSKSSTIMRPKVPPPLPPKPKSISTSQPQQKQEDSQSHSEDDSGGGGTIKRCPAPETASPARPASHVPPRPPPPKLPPHRRSSLGNESPKRTDAANSAPEDDGSFRHFWEWLHTPHTEEELEEAWEVLKEVKEVQEKQEEQGESNGLKSPHNGERDSPTDRQSTMPPSVPTRKSKKDVPKPISNGLPPTPKVHMGACFSKVFNGCPLKVHCATSWINPDTRDQYLIFGAEEGIYTLNLNELHETTMEQLFPRRCTWLYVMNNCLLSISGKASQLYSHSLSGLFEQARQLQKLPVAIPTHKLPDKIIPRKFAVSNKIPDTKGCQKCCVVRNPYTGHKYLCGAFQSSVMLLEWVESMQRFMLIKNIDFPLPCPMEVFEMLVVPEQTYPLICVAVGKGTELNQVVKFCTVNPNSTCSWFMEADTPQTCVIHVTQLERDTILVCLDRCIKIVNLQGRLKSSRKLSAELTFNFQIESIVCLQDSVLAFWRHGMQGRSFKTNEITQEISDSTRIFRLLGSDRDPETEERGLPLPRVVVLESRPTDNPTAHSNLYILAGHENSY
- the LOC114870599 gene encoding mitogen-activated protein kinase kinase kinase kinase 3-like isoform X2 translates to MMNSSVDLSRRNPQEDFELIQRIGSGTYGDVYKARNVNTGELAAIKVIKLEPGEDFAVVQQEIIMMKDCKHSNIVAYFGSYLRRDKLWISMEYCGGGSLQDIYHVTGPLSESQIAYMSRETLQGLYYLHNKGKMHRDIKGANILLTDNGYVKLADFGVSAQITATLAKRKSFIGTPYWMAPEVAAVERKGGYNQLCDIWAVGITAIELAELQPPMFDLHPMRALFLMTKSNFQPPKLKDKLKWTNNFHHFVKLALTKNTKKRPTAEKLLQHPFVSQPLSRTLAIELLDKANNPDHSTYNDFDDDDPEPESPVSVPHRIRSTSRSTREGKTLSEINFDQVKFDPPMRKETEPHHELRDSEPYLDCVEELYYTARSNLDLQFEYGQDSSSLLGGNKSLLKSVEEELQQRGHVAHLGDDEDEDDDGADDDETHTHKSSTIMRPKVPPPLPPKPKSISTSQPQQKQEDSQSHSEDDSGGGGTIKRCPAPETASPARPASHVPPRPPPPKLPPHRRSSLGNESPKRTDAANSAPEDDGSFRHFWEWLHTPHTEEELEEAWEVLKEVKEVQEKQEEQGESNGLKSPHNGERDSPTDRQSTMPPSVPTRKSKKDVPKPISNGLPPTPKVHMGACFSKVFNGCPLKVHCATSWINPDTRDQYLIFGAEEGIYTLNLNELHETTMEQLFPRRCTWLYVMNNCLLSISGKASQLYSHSLSGLFEQARQLQKLPVAIPTHKLPDKIIPRKFAVSNKIPDTKGCQKCCVVRNPYTGHKYLCGAFQSSVMLLEWVESMQRFMLIKNIDFPLPCPMEVFEMLVVPEQTYPLICVAVGKGTELNQVVKFCTVNPNSTCSWFMEADTPQTCVIHVTQLERDTILVCLDRCIKIVNLQGRLKSSRKLSAELTFNFQIESIVCLQDSVLAFWRHGMQGRSFKTNEITQEISDSTRIFRLLGSDRVVVLESRPTDNPTAHSNLYILAGHENSY
- the LOC114870599 gene encoding mitogen-activated protein kinase kinase kinase kinase 3-like isoform X6, producing the protein MMNSSVDLSRRNPQEDFELIQRIGSGTYGDVYKARNVNTGELAAIKVIKLEPGEDFAVVQQEIIMMKDCKHSNIVAYFGSYLRRDKLWISMEYCGGGSLQDIYHVTGPLSESQIAYMSRETLQGLYYLHNKGKMHRDIKGANILLTDNGYVKLADFGVSAQITATLAKRKSFIGTPYWMAPEVAAVERKGGYNQLCDIWAVGITAIELAELQPPMFDLHPMRALFLMTKSNFQPPKLKDKLKWTNNFHHFVKLALTKNTKKRPTAEKLLQHPFVSQPLSRTLAIELLDKANNPDHSTYNDFDDDDPEPESPVSVPHRIRSTSRSTREGKTLSEINFDQVKFDPPMRKETEPHHELRDSEPYLDCVEELYYTARSNLDLQFEYGQDSSSLLGGNKSLLKSVEEELQQRGHVAHLGDDEDEDDDGADDDETHTHKSSTIMRPKVPPPLPPKPKSISTSQPQQKQEDSQSHSEDDSGGGGTIKRCPAPETASPARPASHVPPRPPPPKLPPHRRSSLGNGLKSPHNGERDSPTDRQSTMPPSVPTRKSKKDVPKPISNGLPPTPKVHMGACFSKVFNGCPLKVHCATSWINPDTRDQYLIFGAEEGIYTLNLNELHETTMEQLFPRRCTWLYVMNNCLLSISGKASQLYSHSLSGLFEQARQLQKLPVAIPTHKLPDKIIPRKFAVSNKIPDTKGCQKCCVVRNPYTGHKYLCGAFQSSVMLLEWVESMQRFMLIKNIDFPLPCPMEVFEMLVVPEQTYPLICVAVGKGTELNQVVKFCTVNPNSTCSWFMEADTPQTCVIHVTQLERDTILVCLDRCIKIVNLQGRLKSSRKLSAELTFNFQIESIVCLQDSVLAFWRHGMQGRSFKTNEITQEISDSTRIFRLLGSDRDPETEERGLPLPRVVVLESRPTDNPTAHSNLYILAGHENSY